The following are from one region of the Flavobacteriaceae bacterium UJ101 genome:
- a CDS encoding uncharacterized protein (Contains 1 S1 motif domain.), with product MIELGKINTLEVLREVSFGLYLGKDDDEVLLPIKYEKEEFELGDWIDVFVYLDNEGRTISTTLNPKILLDHFAVLKVNQVTQHGAFFDMGIDKDLFVPFKEQREKVQESEYHLVYMYLDEKTERLVGSTKTNKFINFDKVDLEKNQEVSLLIYEKNQFGYAAIVDNQYKGMLFESDIFEPLQIGSIITGFVKNIRDDNKIDLRIQKVGMQGIEDHAQKILDLLKKSNGFLNLNDKSNPEDIKNHLKMSKKAFKKAIGTLYKKRLIKITDQGIELVSET from the coding sequence ATGATAGAATTAGGAAAAATAAATACCTTAGAAGTTCTAAGAGAAGTTTCTTTCGGATTATACTTAGGAAAAGATGATGATGAAGTCTTATTACCTATTAAATACGAAAAAGAAGAGTTTGAATTAGGTGACTGGATTGATGTTTTTGTTTACTTAGACAATGAAGGACGAACTATTTCAACTACACTAAATCCTAAAATTTTATTAGATCACTTTGCTGTTTTAAAGGTAAATCAAGTGACACAACACGGTGCATTTTTCGATATGGGCATTGACAAAGATCTTTTTGTCCCTTTTAAAGAGCAACGAGAAAAAGTACAAGAATCTGAATATCATTTGGTTTATATGTATTTAGATGAAAAGACCGAACGTTTAGTTGGTAGTACAAAAACAAACAAGTTTATTAATTTTGATAAAGTTGATTTAGAAAAAAATCAAGAAGTATCCCTCCTGATTTATGAAAAAAATCAATTTGGTTATGCGGCTATTGTTGATAACCAATATAAAGGTATGCTCTTTGAAAGTGATATTTTTGAACCACTACAAATTGGAAGTATCATAACAGGTTTTGTTAAAAATATCCGTGACGACAATAAAATAGATCTTCGCATACAAAAAGTAGGCATGCAAGGAATTGAAGACCATGCTCAAAAGATTCTAGACCTCCTCAAAAAATCAAATGGATTTTTAAATCTAAATGACAAAAGCAACCCTGAGGATATCAAAAATCACTTAAAAATGAGTAAAAAGGCTTTTAAAAAAGCGATTGGAACATTGTATAAAAAGCGATTGATCAAAATTACAGATCAAGGAATTGAATTAGTGAGTGAGACATAA
- a CDS encoding acetylornithine transaminase (Belongs to the class-III pyridoxal-phosphate-dependent aminotransferase family. ArgD subfamily.; KEGG: mxa:MXAN_3014 acetylornithine/N-succinyldiaminopimelate aminotransferase) gives MSVQYSSEELIKIENKYGAHNYHPLPVVLDRGEGVYVWDVEGKKYYDFLSAYSAVNQGHCHPKIIKALKDQADKLTLTSRAFYNSQLGHYEKFITEYFGFDKVLPMNTGAEAVETALKLARKWGYEKKGVQSAKIITCLNNFHGRTISIVSASNDPIARNNFGPYTPGIESIPYNDLKALEEVLKDDQVVAYLAEPIQGEAGVFVPDEGYLKGAYELCKAHNVLFIADEVQTGIARTGKLLAVDHENVKPDILILGKAVSGGVFPVSAVLADDSVMEVITPGSHGSTFGGNPLACAVAKAALEVIQEENLTENADRLGKIFRSEMQKLVEETNIVTLVRGKGLLNAVVVNDSEEGSLAWNICVALKDNGLLAKPTHGNIIRFAPPLVMTEEQLMECVEIIKKTILSFEK, from the coding sequence ATGTCAGTACAATATTCATCAGAAGAATTAATTAAAATAGAAAATAAATACGGAGCTCATAATTATCATCCGTTACCTGTGGTTTTAGATAGAGGAGAAGGAGTATATGTTTGGGATGTTGAAGGAAAAAAATATTATGATTTTCTTTCTGCTTATTCAGCAGTAAATCAAGGACATTGTCACCCTAAAATTATCAAAGCGTTAAAAGATCAAGCGGATAAATTAACCTTAACATCTCGTGCTTTTTATAATAGTCAATTAGGGCATTACGAGAAATTTATTACAGAGTATTTTGGATTTGATAAAGTACTACCAATGAATACAGGAGCTGAGGCTGTTGAAACGGCATTAAAATTAGCTCGTAAATGGGGATATGAGAAGAAAGGTGTTCAATCAGCAAAGATTATTACATGTTTAAATAATTTTCATGGGAGAACGATTTCTATTGTTTCGGCTTCTAATGATCCAATAGCACGTAATAATTTTGGTCCCTATACTCCTGGAATTGAATCAATTCCTTATAATGATTTAAAAGCATTAGAGGAAGTACTAAAAGATGATCAAGTGGTAGCTTATTTAGCTGAACCAATTCAAGGTGAAGCTGGTGTTTTTGTTCCAGATGAAGGTTACTTAAAAGGAGCTTATGAATTATGTAAAGCTCATAATGTTTTATTTATAGCGGATGAAGTTCAAACAGGAATAGCACGTACAGGAAAATTATTAGCTGTGGATCATGAAAATGTAAAACCTGATATTTTAATTTTAGGGAAAGCCGTTTCAGGAGGAGTATTTCCTGTTTCAGCTGTTTTAGCAGATGATTCAGTAATGGAAGTAATTACTCCAGGGTCACATGGTTCTACTTTTGGAGGAAATCCATTAGCATGTGCAGTAGCAAAAGCAGCATTAGAAGTTATTCAAGAAGAAAACTTAACTGAAAATGCAGACCGTTTAGGTAAAATTTTCCGTAGTGAAATGCAAAAATTAGTCGAAGAAACCAATATCGTAACTTTAGTAAGAGGAAAAGGTTTACTAAATGCAGTAGTAGTTAATGATTCTGAAGAGGGAAGTTTAGCGTGGAATATTTGTGTTGCATTAAAAGATAATGGATTATTAGCCAAACCAACACATGGTAACATTATTCGTTTTGCACCTCCTTTAGTAATGACTGAAGAACAATTGATGGAGTGTGTTGAAATTATTAAAAAGACGATTCTTTCTTTTGAAAAATAG
- the ribD gene encoding diaminohydroxyphosphoribosylaminopyrimidine deaminase (Monofunctional pyrimidine deaminase involved in the riboflavin biosynthesis pathway. Has also a reductase domain that lacks catalytically essential substrate-binding residues; Contains 1 CMP/dCMP-type deaminase domain.; KEGG: sat:SYN_00578 diaminohydroxyphosphoribosylaminopyrimidine deaminase / 5-amino-6-(5-phosphoribosylamino)uracil reductase) — protein sequence MNEEFYIKRCIQLAQNGLGRTYPNPMVGAVIVYQDRIIGEGWHQKAGEAHAEVHAIQSVKDPTLLKDSVIYVSLEPCSHHGKTPPCSDLIIKHQIPKVVIGIQDPFAKVNGLGIQKLQNAGCEVVISTLQHESFDLNKRFFTFHQKKRPYIILKWAETQDGFIDKLREDTSPKINWITHPYSKQLVHKWRTEEQAILIGKNTALYDNPQLNVRLWTGANPIRIVIDRKLEIPHDYKLYDQSQKTIIINQNLTKKEDNLYYIKANFENLPQEICAILYDQGIQSVIIEGGKRTTQSFIDSNLWDEARIFVGSSFFKEGITSPSLKNHQFISKKFIQQDTLSFFKNNSHSI from the coding sequence ATGAATGAAGAGTTTTATATAAAACGTTGTATACAGCTAGCTCAAAATGGATTAGGTAGAACATACCCTAATCCTATGGTTGGGGCTGTAATTGTTTATCAAGACAGAATTATTGGTGAAGGTTGGCATCAAAAAGCAGGGGAAGCACATGCAGAAGTTCATGCCATTCAATCTGTAAAAGATCCTACACTCCTTAAAGATTCTGTTATCTATGTATCTTTAGAACCATGTTCTCATCACGGGAAAACACCTCCATGTTCAGATTTAATTATTAAACATCAAATACCAAAAGTAGTTATTGGCATTCAAGATCCTTTTGCAAAAGTGAATGGTTTGGGTATTCAAAAACTACAAAATGCGGGATGTGAGGTTGTTATTTCTACCTTACAACATGAATCCTTTGACTTAAATAAACGCTTTTTTACTTTTCATCAAAAAAAACGTCCTTATATTATTCTAAAATGGGCTGAAACTCAAGATGGCTTTATTGATAAATTACGTGAAGATACTTCTCCAAAAATTAATTGGATCACCCATCCATATTCTAAACAATTGGTACATAAATGGCGAACAGAAGAACAAGCTATTCTTATAGGAAAAAATACGGCTTTATATGATAACCCTCAACTGAATGTTCGTTTATGGACTGGAGCAAACCCTATTCGAATTGTAATTGATCGAAAATTAGAAATACCCCATGATTACAAATTGTATGATCAATCTCAAAAAACCATTATTATCAATCAAAACCTAACAAAAAAAGAAGACAATTTATATTATATTAAAGCTAATTTTGAGAATCTTCCTCAAGAAATCTGTGCTATTCTATACGATCAAGGAATTCAATCGGTAATTATTGAGGGAGGAAAACGTACTACACAATCGTTTATTGATTCTAATTTATGGGATGAAGCTCGTATTTTTGTTGGAAGTAGCTTTTTTAAAGAAGGAATTACATCGCCTTCATTAAAAAATCACCAATTTATATCAAAGAAGTTTATTCAACAGGATACTTTATCTTTTTTTAAAAATAATTCACATTCTATATGA
- the pepQ gene encoding xaa-Pro dipeptidase (Belongs to the IMPACT family.; KEGG: tma:TM1713 Xaa-Pro dipeptidase): MTDTFFTIEHAVENILYKDKGSKFWGFAFPVSTIEDVKDVLQKIKKEHPTAGHHCYAYKLGTEKTIQYRANDDGEPNGTAGIPIYNQILSHNLTNLVIISVRYFGGTKLGVSGLIKAYKTNAKETLEVAQIIEKKIEDQLTISFQYPQLSEVMNRIKKNEATILKQKMELSCEIQVSIRKSKTESFIEELSLLKNVITSL, from the coding sequence ATGACTGATACCTTTTTTACCATAGAGCACGCTGTTGAAAATATTTTATATAAAGATAAGGGTAGTAAATTTTGGGGATTTGCTTTCCCTGTGTCTACTATAGAAGATGTAAAAGATGTTTTACAAAAAATAAAAAAAGAACATCCTACTGCTGGACATCATTGTTATGCTTATAAATTGGGTACTGAAAAAACGATACAATATCGTGCTAATGATGACGGAGAACCCAATGGAACTGCTGGAATTCCAATCTACAATCAAATATTATCACATAACTTAACAAACCTAGTAATTATTTCAGTTCGTTATTTCGGTGGAACTAAATTAGGGGTTTCAGGTTTAATCAAAGCGTATAAAACCAACGCCAAAGAAACGCTTGAGGTAGCCCAAATTATAGAAAAGAAAATTGAAGATCAACTTACTATATCTTTTCAATATCCTCAACTATCTGAAGTAATGAACCGTATTAAAAAGAATGAAGCAACCATTTTGAAACAAAAAATGGAGCTCTCATGTGAAATTCAAGTTTCCATCAGAAAATCTAAAACTGAATCCTTTATAGAAGAGTTGTCTTTATTAAAAAATGTCATCACTTCTTTATAG
- the ybgC gene encoding putative acyl-CoA thioesterase YneP (Has acyl-CoA thioesterase activity; Belongs to the 4-hydroxybenzoyl-CoA thioesterase family.; KEGG: eac:EAL2_808p00340 acyl-CoA thioester hydrolase; Thiolester hydrolases), giving the protein MIKNRINIRVRYSETDQMGFVYYGNYAQYFEVARVELFRGLGISYKSLEEDGIWMPVLNLNIQYIRPAVYDDLLSIEVSISEIKGSRIIFDYKIYNEEEVLLNTAQTTLIFMNAETKRPTRCPEILLEKVGL; this is encoded by the coding sequence ATGATAAAAAATAGAATAAATATTAGAGTTCGTTATTCTGAAACTGATCAAATGGGTTTTGTATATTATGGGAACTATGCGCAGTATTTTGAAGTGGCTAGAGTTGAATTATTTAGAGGATTAGGAATATCCTATAAAAGTTTAGAAGAAGATGGTATTTGGATGCCAGTGTTAAATTTGAATATTCAATATATTCGACCAGCGGTATACGATGATTTATTATCGATTGAGGTTTCTATTAGTGAAATAAAAGGAAGTCGTATTATTTTTGATTATAAAATTTATAATGAAGAAGAAGTATTATTAAATACAGCACAAACCACATTAATTTTTATGAATGCCGAAACAAAACGTCCTACACGTTGCCCTGAAATATTATTAGAAAAAGTAGGACTATAA
- a CDS encoding chromosomal replication initiator protein DnaA (Plays an important role in the initiation and regulation of chromosomal replication. Binds to the origin of replicatio; it binds specifically double-stranded DNA at a 9 bp consensus (dnaA box): 5'-TTATC[CA]A[CA]A-3'. DnaA binds to ATP and to acidic phospholipids; Belongs to the DnaA family.) gives MSKTAVSVWENCLLFIKDNINQQAYKTWFVPIQPIALENASLKIQVPSRFFYEWLEEHYIKLLRMALIKELGPEAKLMYSIAMEKTLSNKKPHTHTIPSSNKSKIRPQEVNAPISLDNAQVKNPFIIPGLKKLSIDPQLNPNYSFSNFIEGEANRLARSAGKAISNRPGGTSFNPLFIYGGVGLGKTHLANAIGLEVKEKHSDKTVLYVSAEKFTQQYIDSVRNNTRNDFIHFYQMIDVLIVDDVHFLSGKKSTQDVFFHIFNHLHQRNKQLIFTSDKSPVDIQDMEHRLISRFKWGLSADLQTPSIETRISILKNKLFRDGIEMDEEVIHYIASKITSNIRELEGALISIIAQSSLNKKEITIDLVQKTLSHFVSNKQEEISIDKIQKTISKYFDIPIEAIQSKTRKRDIVQARQLAMYFAKKLTKNSLANIGKQIGKRDHATVLHACKTVGNLAETDKTFKGYIEDIQYQLTQKK, from the coding sequence ATGAGTAAAACAGCAGTGTCAGTCTGGGAAAATTGTCTTTTGTTTATTAAAGATAATATTAATCAACAAGCCTATAAAACTTGGTTTGTTCCCATACAGCCTATTGCACTAGAAAATGCCTCGTTAAAAATACAAGTTCCCAGTCGATTTTTTTATGAATGGTTAGAAGAACATTACATAAAATTACTTCGAATGGCTCTCATTAAAGAATTGGGTCCTGAAGCTAAATTAATGTATAGTATCGCGATGGAAAAAACACTTTCCAATAAAAAACCGCACACACATACTATTCCAAGTTCCAATAAATCAAAAATTCGTCCTCAAGAGGTTAACGCCCCTATTTCTTTGGATAATGCTCAGGTTAAAAATCCTTTTATTATTCCTGGGTTAAAGAAATTAAGCATTGATCCTCAATTAAATCCTAATTATTCTTTTTCTAATTTTATAGAAGGAGAAGCAAATCGTTTAGCACGATCTGCGGGTAAGGCGATATCCAATCGTCCAGGAGGAACTTCTTTTAACCCTTTGTTTATTTACGGAGGTGTCGGACTAGGAAAGACACATTTAGCTAATGCGATAGGATTAGAAGTGAAAGAGAAACATTCTGACAAAACAGTTTTATACGTTTCTGCAGAAAAATTCACTCAACAATACATTGATTCTGTTCGTAACAATACTCGAAATGATTTTATTCATTTCTATCAAATGATTGATGTTTTAATTGTAGATGATGTTCATTTTTTATCAGGTAAGAAATCTACACAAGATGTATTTTTCCATATCTTCAATCATTTACATCAACGCAATAAGCAATTAATTTTTACTTCTGATAAATCACCTGTTGACATTCAAGACATGGAGCATCGTTTGATCTCTCGTTTTAAATGGGGACTTTCAGCTGATTTACAAACTCCGTCTATTGAAACACGTATTTCTATCCTAAAGAATAAGTTATTCCGTGATGGAATTGAGATGGATGAGGAAGTTATTCATTACATTGCTTCAAAAATCACCAGTAACATTAGAGAATTAGAAGGTGCTTTAATTTCTATTATTGCACAATCTTCTTTAAATAAAAAGGAAATTACGATTGATCTTGTTCAAAAGACTTTATCACACTTTGTGAGTAACAAACAAGAGGAGATTTCAATTGATAAGATTCAAAAGACGATTAGTAAGTATTTTGATATTCCAATTGAGGCTATTCAATCAAAAACACGTAAGCGTGATATTGTACAAGCACGACAATTGGCTATGTATTTTGCCAAAAAATTAACTAAAAACTCTCTAGCCAATATTGGTAAACAAATTGGTAAACGAGATCATGCTACTGTTTTGCATGCTTGTAAAACGGTTGGGAACCTTGCTGAAACGGATAAAACGTTCAAAGGTTATATTGAAGATATTCAGTATCAGTTGACTCAAAAAAAATAA
- a CDS encoding protein-tyrosine-phosphatase (Belongs to the low molecular weight phosphotyrosine protein phosphatase family.; KEGG: van:VAA_01132 protein-tyrosine phosphatase) has product MKILMVCLGNICRSPLAEGIMKAKAIQYQFDFEVDSAGTAAYHVGELPDERSIAVAKKYGIDLTDQRARQFIKSDFANFDIIFAMDQSNYNNILSLATDSSERNKVHLILNESHPNQNLEVPDPYYGGDQGFENVFSLLDNACEAFIKKQSS; this is encoded by the coding sequence ATGAAAATCTTAATGGTTTGCTTAGGCAATATTTGCCGATCACCTTTAGCTGAGGGGATTATGAAAGCAAAAGCGATTCAGTATCAATTTGATTTTGAAGTTGATTCTGCAGGTACTGCTGCCTATCATGTTGGAGAATTACCAGATGAACGTTCTATTGCGGTGGCGAAAAAATATGGAATTGATTTAACAGATCAACGAGCACGTCAATTTATTAAAAGTGATTTTGCCAACTTTGATATTATTTTTGCTATGGATCAATCGAATTATAACAATATCTTGTCATTAGCAACCGATTCTAGTGAACGAAATAAAGTCCATCTCATTCTAAATGAAAGTCATCCTAATCAAAATTTGGAGGTTCCAGATCCTTATTATGGAGGGGATCAAGGTTTTGAAAATGTTTTCTCATTATTGGATAATGCTTGTGAAGCATTTATAAAAAAACAATCTTCATGA
- the rsmI gene encoding 16S rRNA (cytidine(1402)-2'-O)-methyltransferase (Catalyzes the 2'-O-methylation of the ribose of cytidine 1402 (C1402) in 16S rRNA; Belongs to the methyltransferase superfamily. RsmI family.; KEGG: bpe:BP2448 16S rRNA (cytidine1402-2'-O)-methyltransferase), producing MKGALFLIPTTLGEQDPFQVLPQQVISTIQKVDYYIVENEKNARRFIKKVAPEKVQADLKLFVLNKHTNPKDHASFLQPIEAGHSIGIISDAGVPGVADPGAEIISLAHQKNITIHPLVGPSSILLAVMASGMNGQSFAFNGYLPIDKQERKKAIKELENRAKRFNQTQVFMETPYRNNKMIEDVLNYGSSSTLFTIACDITLESEFIKTQSLQSWKREKLDFHKRPCIFCIY from the coding sequence ATGAAAGGGGCTTTATTTTTAATTCCTACAACACTTGGGGAACAAGATCCTTTTCAAGTTCTACCTCAACAAGTTATTTCAACCATTCAAAAAGTGGATTACTATATTGTTGAAAATGAAAAAAATGCTCGAAGATTTATTAAAAAAGTGGCTCCTGAGAAGGTACAGGCTGATTTAAAGCTTTTTGTTCTAAACAAACATACGAATCCAAAGGATCATGCTTCTTTTTTACAACCTATTGAGGCAGGGCATTCTATAGGTATTATTTCAGATGCGGGGGTTCCAGGGGTTGCAGATCCTGGTGCTGAAATTATTTCACTCGCACATCAAAAGAATATTACAATACATCCGTTAGTTGGGCCTTCTTCAATTCTTTTGGCTGTTATGGCTTCAGGTATGAATGGGCAAAGCTTTGCTTTTAACGGTTATCTTCCTATTGATAAGCAAGAACGTAAAAAAGCAATTAAAGAGCTTGAAAATCGAGCTAAACGTTTTAATCAAACGCAGGTTTTTATGGAAACACCTTATCGAAACAACAAAATGATTGAAGATGTTTTGAATTATGGGTCTTCTTCTACTCTATTTACCATTGCCTGTGATATTACGTTGGAAAGTGAATTTATTAAAACACAGTCTTTACAAAGCTGGAAAAGGGAAAAGTTGGATTTTCATAAACGTCCTTGTATTTTTTGCATTTATTAA
- the yqhD gene encoding alcohol dehydrogenase YqhD (NADP-dependent ADH activity; Belongs to the iron-containing alcohol dehydrogenase family.; KEGG: esa:ESA_00271 NADP-dependent alcohol dehydrogenase; Acting on the CH-OH group of donors) has protein sequence MNNFELINPTKILFGKNQIEKLEKEIPQNAKVLMLYGGGSIKKNGIYDQVISALKNFEVIEFGGIPANPEYETLMKALDVIKKENITFLLAVGGGSVIDGTKFLSSAALYEGTTPWDILTSKIPTLKGMPFGTVLTLPATGSEMNSGAVITRDETKEKLVMGGEGLFPKFSILDPEVVKSIPERQIVNGLADSFTHVLEQYMTYPVDAALQDRFAESILQTIIETAPKIMKDTSDYNAASNFMWCCTMALNGLIQKGVPTDWAIHMMGHELTAIYGIDHARTLAILTKSHYEYNFENKKEKLAQYATRVWNVTEGTLEEKAKAGIEKTEAFFQSLGIQTKLSDYTKEFEGTGETISKRFEERGWKGIGEYGKLTPSDAEKIVKMAY, from the coding sequence ATGAATAATTTTGAATTAATCAATCCAACAAAAATTTTATTTGGTAAAAATCAAATAGAAAAATTAGAAAAAGAAATTCCACAAAATGCGAAAGTTTTAATGCTTTATGGAGGAGGAAGTATCAAAAAGAACGGAATTTATGATCAAGTAATTTCAGCACTTAAAAATTTTGAAGTGATAGAATTTGGAGGTATTCCAGCCAATCCAGAGTATGAAACGTTAATGAAAGCCTTAGATGTTATTAAAAAAGAGAACATTACTTTTTTATTAGCTGTAGGAGGAGGATCTGTAATTGATGGGACAAAGTTTTTATCTTCAGCAGCATTGTATGAAGGAACTACACCTTGGGATATTTTAACCTCTAAAATACCTACATTAAAAGGTATGCCTTTTGGAACAGTGTTAACATTACCTGCAACAGGTTCTGAGATGAATTCAGGAGCAGTAATTACACGTGATGAAACAAAAGAAAAGCTTGTAATGGGAGGAGAAGGTTTATTTCCTAAGTTTTCAATTTTAGATCCTGAAGTAGTGAAATCAATTCCTGAACGCCAAATTGTAAACGGTTTAGCAGATTCATTTACACACGTTTTAGAACAATATATGACGTATCCTGTTGATGCAGCACTACAAGATCGTTTTGCAGAGAGTATCTTACAAACCATTATTGAAACAGCTCCTAAAATCATGAAAGATACAAGTGATTATAATGCAGCTTCTAATTTTATGTGGTGTTGTACAATGGCTTTAAATGGATTAATACAAAAAGGGGTGCCTACAGATTGGGCCATCCACATGATGGGACACGAATTAACCGCTATTTATGGAATTGATCATGCCAGAACACTTGCTATTTTAACTAAAAGCCACTACGAATATAATTTTGAAAACAAAAAAGAAAAACTAGCACAATATGCTACACGTGTGTGGAATGTTACTGAAGGGACTTTAGAAGAAAAAGCAAAAGCTGGAATTGAAAAAACAGAAGCTTTTTTCCAGTCTTTAGGAATTCAAACAAAATTATCAGATTATACTAAAGAATTTGAAGGTACAGGTGAAACCATTTCAAAACGTTTTGAAGAGCGTGGATGGAAAGGAATTGGAGAATATGGTAAGCTAACACCATCTGATGCAGAAAAAATTGTAAAAATGGCTTACTAA
- a CDS encoding organic hydroperoxide resistance protein (Organic hydroperoxide detoxification protein. Confers increased resistance to tert-butyl hydroperoxide killing (By similarity); Belongs to the OsmC/Ohr family.), with protein MNTEKPTYTAIATAQGGRNGRVKTSDGVLDLKVSTPKEFGGQDEGHTNPEQLFASAWAACFDNALILVAKARKLEITPTTTVEITFGPDKSGHFELSSVIKVKIEGIETADAEKIMKSAHNVCPYSKATKGNISSKVMLVS; from the coding sequence ATGAATACAGAAAAACCAACATACACAGCCATTGCTACAGCTCAAGGAGGACGCAATGGTCGTGTGAAAACAAGTGATGGAGTTTTAGACTTAAAAGTTTCTACTCCCAAAGAATTTGGAGGACAAGATGAGGGGCATACCAATCCTGAGCAATTATTTGCATCAGCATGGGCTGCATGTTTTGATAATGCTTTAATATTAGTTGCCAAAGCTCGAAAATTGGAAATTACACCAACCACTACAGTTGAAATTACTTTCGGACCTGATAAAAGCGGTCATTTTGAATTATCTTCTGTAATCAAAGTAAAAATAGAAGGTATTGAAACAGCTGATGCTGAAAAAATAATGAAATCAGCTCACAACGTGTGCCCATATTCGAAAGCGACAAAAGGTAATATTTCATCAAAAGTGATGCTTGTTTCTTAA
- a CDS encoding HTH-type transcriptional repressor Bm3R1 (Negatively controls the expression of the cytochrome p450BM-3 gene at the transcriptional level. Contains 1 HTH tetR-type DNA-binding domain.) codes for MVTLEKSIKKRKALLKATLNLVNNSGFQGASMSKIARMAKVSPATIYLYFENKQDLINQLYLEVKEDFSKAAFENYTDSMSIKDGFELIWHNIARYKLNQVEYAYFLSQADNTPIVDQQTIEKGLVNLQPLLDLWNRGIEENVIKPYSPYLLYAYSIYPIAFLMTIQKREAYVFSDACLKNAFQAAWDSIKMK; via the coding sequence ATGGTTACATTAGAAAAAAGTATAAAAAAACGTAAAGCTTTACTTAAAGCAACTTTAAACCTTGTAAACAATAGTGGTTTTCAAGGGGCTTCTATGTCAAAAATTGCTCGAATGGCAAAAGTATCACCCGCAACGATCTATTTGTATTTTGAAAATAAACAAGATTTAATCAATCAATTGTATTTAGAAGTGAAGGAGGACTTTTCAAAAGCAGCCTTTGAAAACTATACCGATTCGATGTCCATTAAAGATGGATTTGAATTAATATGGCACAATATAGCACGTTATAAACTAAATCAAGTAGAGTATGCTTATTTTTTATCTCAAGCAGACAATACACCCATTGTAGACCAACAAACCATTGAAAAAGGATTGGTCAATCTACAACCTTTACTAGATTTATGGAATCGTGGAATAGAGGAGAACGTTATAAAACCCTATTCACCCTATTTACTTTATGCTTATAGCATTTATCCCATTGCTTTTTTAATGACGATACAAAAACGAGAAGCATACGTTTTTAGTGACGCATGTTTGAAAAATGCATTTCAAGCTGCATGGGATAGTATTAAAATGAAATAA